CGACGCGCGCTTCCCGAAGACCGTGCAGGAGCGCGCCTGGACCTCGCCCGTGTGGTACGCCGCACCGCGAGCGTCCGCGAACTGATCGCGCGCGCATCGACGTTCGGCGCTGGTCGCCGCGCGCGCACCGGGTAGACTGCGCGCTCCGCGCGCCGCCCCGGCGCGCGACCCACGGAACGGAGCGGCGCGCGCGTGGACTTCGGACTCTCCGACGAGCAGGAGATGCTGCAGGCGACCGTGCGCAGCTTCGTCGCCAACGAGTGTCCGCCGACGCGGCAGCACGAGATCTTCGATGCGCCGAGCGAGCACGTCCCCGCACTGTGGCGCGGTCTCTCCGAGCTCGGCGCCGTCGGGCTCGCGATTCCCGAGCCGCACGGCGGCGCGGGGCTCGAGGTGCTCGATCTCGCGCTCGTCGCCGAGGCGCTCGGCGAGGGCGGGCTCCCGGGGCCGTTCTTCGGGCACGTCGTCGCCGCGCTCGCGATCGCGCGCGCCGGAAGCCCCGCCCAGCAGGCCGCGTGGCTGCCGCGGCTCGCGACGGGCGACGCGATCGCGACCGTCGCGTTCGGCGAGGCGGACGGCGTCTGGCAGCCCGGCGACTGGACCTGCGACGCCGCGGGCGACCGCCTGCGCGGCGCGAAGCTCGCGGTTCCGTGCGCGGACGTGGCCGACGTCGTGGTCGTCGGGACGCGCGGCGGCGGGCTCGCGCTCGTCGAAGCGCGCGGCGCGGGCGTCGCCGCGACGGCCGTCGAGAGCGTCGACCGCACGCGGCGCGTGCACGCGCTCGCCTTCGACGGCGCGCCCTGCGAGCCGCTCGCGCACGGGGCCGACGCGGCACCCGGCGTGCGCGACGCGGCGCTCGTGCTGTGCGCGGCCGACGCGTTCGGCGCCGCCTGGTCGCTGCTGCGCACGACCATCGACTACTGCGGAACGCGCGAGCAGTTCGACACGCCGCTCACGCAGTTCCAGGCCGTGAAGCACCAGATCGCCGACTGCGCGCTCGACGTCGAGCCGACGCGCGCGCTGTGGTGGTACGCGGCGCACGCCGTCGACCAGCTGCCCGACGAGGCGCCGCGCGCCGCGGCGCTCGCGAAGGCGCACGTGACGGATCGCGCGATGCAGGTCGCGCGCGAGTGCGTCGAGCTCCACGGCGGCATCGGCTTCACGTGGGAGTGCGACGTCCACATGGGCTTCAAGCGCATCCAGTTCGACCGCGCCTTCCTCGGCGCGCCCGAGGAGCACCGGCTGCGCTTCGCGGAGCTGTCGGGCTGGTAGGCGTTCCGGTCGGCGGGCGCGCCGCGCGTGGCGCGCGACCGCGATCGCGCGGAGGGACGAGGCGAGCATGGATCTCCGGTACGGGCCCGAGTACGACGCCTTCCGCGCCGAGCTGCGCGCCTTCCTCGCGGGCTGGCCGCTCGGCGGCGCGGAGGCGGCGCTTCCCGCCGCCGAGCGGGAGTCGCTCTTCCGCCAGCGCGGCATCGACGCGGGCTACGTGTACCGCCACATCCCGAAGGCGTACGGCGGGGCGGGCGCGCCGGCCGACGTGCTGCGCGATCGCATCATCCAGGAGGAGTACGCGGCCGCCGGGGCGCCGGGGCCGCTGTTCACGCAGGGCGCGGGCATGCTCGCGCCGACGCTCGTCGACCTCGGCACGGAGGAGCAGAAGCGGCGCTTCGTGCGGCGCGCGCTCACGGGCGAGGACGTCTGGTGCCAGGGCTACTCGGAGCCCGGCGCGGGCAGCGACCTCGCCTCGCTCACGAGCCGCGCCGAGCTCGTCGGCGACGAGTGGGTGATCCACGGGCACAAGATCTGGACGTCGGGCGCGGACAAGGCGCACTACATGTTCGGCCTCTTCCGCACCGAGCCCGACGCGCCGAAGCACGCGGGCATCTCCTACCTGCTGCTCGACATGCGCGCGCCGGGCGTGACGATCCGGCCGCTGCGCGAGATGACGGGCGGCGAGCTCTTCAACGAGGTGTTCCTCGACGGGGTGCGCACGCCGCGCGACTGGATCGTCGGCGAGCGCGGCCAGGGCTGGCAGGTGTCGCGCGCGACGCTCGTGCACGAGCGCAACATGATCGGCGACCCGCGCGCGCTGCGGCACCTGTTCGACGGCGTCGTCGCGCTCGCGCGGGCGGTGCGCCGGCGCGGGCGTCCCGCGATCGAGGATCCGATCGTGCGCGCGCGCCTCGCGGAGATCGAGGGCTACCTCGCCTCCCAGGAGTGGACGGGCAAGCGCGTGCTGACCGCGAGCGCGCGCGGCGAGGCTGCGAAGGTCGTGCTGCCGACGCTCATGGCCAAGCTCTACGGCACGAACCTGCGCAAGCGCATCGGCGAGCTCGCCCACGACCTGCTCGGCGCGGACGCGCTCGTCGCGCCGGTCGACGGCGAGTACATCGCGACGGGACCGGCGACCGCGGGCGCGTGGAACGCGCGCTACATGAGCGGCATGGCCGTCGCGATCGCGGGCGGCGCGTCGAACATCCAGCGCAACATCATCGCCGAGCGCGGGCTCGGCCTCCCGCGCGACCTCCGCCACCGCAAGCGCTGACGCGTTCCGGGCCACGCCGCGCGCGGCGCGCGGCGCGCGCGACTCGGGCGATGACCCGAGGTGCGGACGCACGCGTCGGCGCGCATCTGACCCGCTCCCGGGCACACGCACTTTCCGCGCAACTCCCCCCGGCGTTCCGCCGATGGCGGCCCGGACTTCGCGCACCCACCGGTGCGCAGGGGGAGGGGACGGGATGAGCCGGAGTGCACTCCGCCGGGTCGAGCGTGGCTCGAAGGTTCGACCGATCGCGATCGCGCTGCTCGTCGCGGTCATCGCGCCGGGCACCGCAGCTTCCGAGGACGAGGACGAGGAGGCCGCGCTCGACGGCGGCCTCGAGACGCTGCTCGTGACCGCGGAGAAGACGGAGAAGGACCTCCAGAAGACCGGCGGCTCCGTCGCGATGTTCAGCGAGACGATGCTCGACGACCGCGGCATCGTCGACGTGAAGGGCATCTCGGACTACGTCCCCAATCTCAAGATCCACACGAATCCCGGCGGCAACACGGGCTTCGCGATCAACATCCGCGGCGCGATCAAGGGCGACCCCATCATCTCGCGCGAGCCGGTCGTCGGCCTCTACGTCGACGACGTCTACATGTCCAACATGGTGGGCGTGCTCATCGACTACCTCGACCTCGAGGCGATCGAGGTGCTGCGCGGTCCGCAGGGCACGCTCTACGGGCGCAACACGAACGGCGGCGCCGTGAAGGTGCGCACGAAGGCGCCGAGCGACGTCCTCTCCGTCCGCAACGACTTCTCGTACGGCAACTTCGATCTCTTCGACGAGCGCACGGTGTGGAACGTGCCGCTGCTCGGCGACGGCGGCGACGCGCTGATCCCCTTCGGCGGGCTCGGCCACGTGAACACGCGCACGACCTTCGCATACCGCAACCGCGACGGCTTCGTCGACGTGGCGGACAACCTGACGGTCGCGCCGACCGCGTTCGCCGGCACGACCGCGCCGGGCTCCGGCGCGACGAACCTCGACGACGTCGACCGCTGGGCGCTCCACCACCGCACGCAGTGGGTGCCCACCGATCGCCTGACCTTCGACTACATCTACGACCGCACGCACGTCGACGAGGAGCCGACGGCGTACCAGCTCTCGGCGGTGAGCGGCGCGGGCACGCCCTTCCTGCTCTCGCCCTTCCTGACGAGCCGCCGCGCCGAGGTCGTCGCCGCGAACTACGGGGCCTTCGACGGCGCGAACCCGCGGCCGCTCGAGAGCAAGCTCGACATCCAGGGGCACGCGCTGACCGGCACGCTCGAGCTGCCGACGCTGCCCGTCGTCGGCGACGTGACGGTGAAGTCGATCTCGGCCTATCGGACGAAGGAGAACGACGAGGCCGCCGACATCGATGGCACGGGCTTCCAGTTCTTCGAGTCGGGGATCAAGGTCGACCACGAGCAGTTCTCGCAGGAGCTGCAGGTGAACGGCGACACGGCGCAGGGCCTGTTCCAGTACGTGGCCGGCTTCTACTACTTCAACGAGAACGGCCGCGCGATCAACGACCAGGACTTCCTCCAGGACCCGTTCTTCGCGGGCAGCGGCTTCACCGTCGACTTCCTGCACAAGTTCGAGAAGGAGTCGTTCGCCGGCTACGCGCAGGGCGACCTCACGCTCCCCGTGTGGGGCGACCGGATCACGCTGAGCGGCGGCGTCCGCTACACGAACGAGGACGTCGAGATCGACGTCCTCAACGTGAACTCGGCGGCCGGCACGCTGATCGACACGGGCATCGGTGGCACGCCCAACGTCGCGAAGCCGAAGGACACCTGGGACAACTGGTCGTGGCTCGCGCGCGTGCAGGTGCAGTTCACCGACGACCTGATGGCGTACTACAAGGCGAACACGGGCTTCCTGGCGGGCGGCTTCAACGCGCGCAACGTCAACCCCGCGAACTTCGGCACGCCGTACAGCCCGGAGAAGCTCCTCTCCCACGAGCTCGGCTTCCGCGGCGACTTCTTCCGCCGCCGCGTGCGCCTGAACGCGACCTGGTTCTACTACGACTACGAGGACATCCAGGTCTCCGTCTTCGACCCCGGCACGGGCGGCGCGACGACGCTCGTGCAGAACGCGGCCGAGGCGCGCATCTGGGGGGCCGAGATCGACGTCCTCGCGCAGGTGTTCGACGGGGCCGAGGTGCAGGCGAGCTACGGCTACACGCACCCCGAGTACCGGAACTTCATCGACCCCGTGCTCGGCGACGTCACCAACGTGCGCGGCTTCGCGCAGACGCCCGAGCACTCCGTGACGGTCGGCGGGAGCTACACGCTGCCCGCCTTCAGCTGGGGCACGGTGATGGCGCGCGTCGACTGGTCGTGGTCGGACGAGGTGATCTTCAGCGATACGCCGAGCGCGGCCATCGACCAGACGAAGCCCTTCTGGACCCTCAACGCGATGCTGCAGGTCTCGGACATCGAGCTGCCCTGCGCGACCGGGCGCCTGCGCACGATGGCCTGGATGCGCAACATCACGGACGAGGACTACAAGGAGTTCGGCTTCAGCCTGCTCGGGGCGTTCGGCGGCGAGGGCATCGCCGTCAACACGTACACCGACCCGCGCACCTACGGGCTCACGCTCGTCTGGGAGTGGGAGAAGTAGGCGCGGGCTAGGCGACGCGGAGCGGGAGCGCGCCGAAGCCGCGGAAGAACTCCGAGCGCAGGCGCACGGCGTCGGCCTCGACGACGTCGTACTCGGGGAACGCGGCGAGCAGCTCCTCGAGCAGGACGCGGCCCTCCATGCGCGCGATGTGCATGCCGAGGCACATGTGCGTGCCCTGTCCGAACGACAGGATGCGCGGAAGGCCGCGGCCGACGTCGAAGGCGTCCGCGCGGTCGAACGCGCGCTCGTCGCGGTTCGCCGACGCCCACAGGAACATCACCGCCTCGCCGGGCTCCACCGTCTGCCCGTGGAACTCGACCTCGCGCGTCGCGACGCGCCCGAGCATCTGCGTCGGCATGTCGTAGCGGAGCGCCTCGTGGAAGGCCTGCGGTGCGAGCGACGGGTCGGCGGCGACGCGCGCGCGCTGCTCGGGGTGCTGCCAGAGCCGGTAGATCGCGGCCGACGCCGCCTTCGGCAGCGTCTCGGTGCCCCCGATGAGCACCATCGAGAGGTGGAAGGACGCCTCGAGGTCGTTGAGCCTGCGGCCCTCGAAGTCGCCGTAGAGGATGGCGTCGGCGAGCCCGCCGAGGCGCGTGCCCTTCGCGCGCCACTCCTGGATGCGCTGGATCAGGTAGACGTGCAGCTCCATCGAGGCGTCGCGGCCGCGCGGCGTCACGCCCGGCGTGCCCGCGTCCCGCTCGAAGAGCGTGTTGATGCAGCGCACGTAGAAGTCGGCGTCGTCGATCGGCACGCCGAGCACGCGGCACGCGACGCGCACGCTCAGGTGGCCCGCGAAGTCGGCGACGGCGTCGAGCCCGCCGCGCTCGCGCGCGCGCGCGATGCAGCCGCGCACGATCTCGCGCGCGAACGGCTCGAGGCGCTCGGCCGCCGCGGGCTTGAAGGGCGGGCTCAGCGCCGCGCGCACGCGCGTGTGCACGGGCGGGTCGAGCGTCGCGACCGCGCCGATCTCCATGGGCAGATCGGAGCGGTCGAAGTACGTCTCCTCGCCGCCGTCCGGGTCGGGGTGGAAGAGCAGCTCCATCGACGTCGTTCCCTCGGTCACGGTGAACGACTTCACGTCGAGGAGCGCCGCGAGCACGTCGTCGAAGCGCGACAGGAACCACGGCCGATAGCGCGGGTGCCGGAAGATCGGAGCCTCGGCGCGCAGCTGCGCGTAGAAGGGATAGGGGTCGTCGAAGACGGCCTCGGAGCACGGGTCGTACTCGATCACTCGCCGCTTCCCCCTCCGGCGCCCGGCGGGCCGGCGCGCCGCACGGCCTCGCGCTCGGCGATGTACGCGGTGCGCCTGCGCTCGAGCCCGCCGCCCGCGCGCCACATGTAACAGGCGTC
This genomic interval from Myxococcota bacterium contains the following:
- a CDS encoding acyl-CoA dehydrogenase family protein; this encodes MDFGLSDEQEMLQATVRSFVANECPPTRQHEIFDAPSEHVPALWRGLSELGAVGLAIPEPHGGAGLEVLDLALVAEALGEGGLPGPFFGHVVAALAIARAGSPAQQAAWLPRLATGDAIATVAFGEADGVWQPGDWTCDAAGDRLRGAKLAVPCADVADVVVVGTRGGGLALVEARGAGVAATAVESVDRTRRVHALAFDGAPCEPLAHGADAAPGVRDAALVLCAADAFGAAWSLLRTTIDYCGTREQFDTPLTQFQAVKHQIADCALDVEPTRALWWYAAHAVDQLPDEAPRAAALAKAHVTDRAMQVARECVELHGGIGFTWECDVHMGFKRIQFDRAFLGAPEEHRLRFAELSGW
- a CDS encoding acyl-CoA dehydrogenase family protein; protein product: MDLRYGPEYDAFRAELRAFLAGWPLGGAEAALPAAERESLFRQRGIDAGYVYRHIPKAYGGAGAPADVLRDRIIQEEYAAAGAPGPLFTQGAGMLAPTLVDLGTEEQKRRFVRRALTGEDVWCQGYSEPGAGSDLASLTSRAELVGDEWVIHGHKIWTSGADKAHYMFGLFRTEPDAPKHAGISYLLLDMRAPGVTIRPLREMTGGELFNEVFLDGVRTPRDWIVGERGQGWQVSRATLVHERNMIGDPRALRHLFDGVVALARAVRRRGRPAIEDPIVRARLAEIEGYLASQEWTGKRVLTASARGEAAKVVLPTLMAKLYGTNLRKRIGELAHDLLGADALVAPVDGEYIATGPATAGAWNARYMSGMAVAIAGGASNIQRNIIAERGLGLPRDLRHRKR
- a CDS encoding TonB-dependent receptor, with product MSRSALRRVERGSKVRPIAIALLVAVIAPGTAASEDEDEEAALDGGLETLLVTAEKTEKDLQKTGGSVAMFSETMLDDRGIVDVKGISDYVPNLKIHTNPGGNTGFAINIRGAIKGDPIISREPVVGLYVDDVYMSNMVGVLIDYLDLEAIEVLRGPQGTLYGRNTNGGAVKVRTKAPSDVLSVRNDFSYGNFDLFDERTVWNVPLLGDGGDALIPFGGLGHVNTRTTFAYRNRDGFVDVADNLTVAPTAFAGTTAPGSGATNLDDVDRWALHHRTQWVPTDRLTFDYIYDRTHVDEEPTAYQLSAVSGAGTPFLLSPFLTSRRAEVVAANYGAFDGANPRPLESKLDIQGHALTGTLELPTLPVVGDVTVKSISAYRTKENDEAADIDGTGFQFFESGIKVDHEQFSQELQVNGDTAQGLFQYVAGFYYFNENGRAINDQDFLQDPFFAGSGFTVDFLHKFEKESFAGYAQGDLTLPVWGDRITLSGGVRYTNEDVEIDVLNVNSAAGTLIDTGIGGTPNVAKPKDTWDNWSWLARVQVQFTDDLMAYYKANTGFLAGGFNARNVNPANFGTPYSPEKLLSHELGFRGDFFRRRVRLNATWFYYDYEDIQVSVFDPGTGGATTLVQNAAEARIWGAEIDVLAQVFDGAEVQASYGYTHPEYRNFIDPVLGDVTNVRGFAQTPEHSVTVGGSYTLPAFSWGTVMARVDWSWSDEVIFSDTPSAAIDQTKPFWTLNAMLQVSDIELPCATGRLRTMAWMRNITDEDYKEFGFSLLGAFGGEGIAVNTYTDPRTYGLTLVWEWEK
- a CDS encoding cytochrome P450: MIEYDPCSEAVFDDPYPFYAQLRAEAPIFRHPRYRPWFLSRFDDVLAALLDVKSFTVTEGTTSMELLFHPDPDGGEETYFDRSDLPMEIGAVATLDPPVHTRVRAALSPPFKPAAAERLEPFAREIVRGCIARARERGGLDAVADFAGHLSVRVACRVLGVPIDDADFYVRCINTLFERDAGTPGVTPRGRDASMELHVYLIQRIQEWRAKGTRLGGLADAILYGDFEGRRLNDLEASFHLSMVLIGGTETLPKAASAAIYRLWQHPEQRARVAADPSLAPQAFHEALRYDMPTQMLGRVATREVEFHGQTVEPGEAVMFLWASANRDERAFDRADAFDVGRGLPRILSFGQGTHMCLGMHIARMEGRVLLEELLAAFPEYDVVEADAVRLRSEFFRGFGALPLRVA